Proteins from a single region of Macaca thibetana thibetana isolate TM-01 chromosome 4, ASM2454274v1, whole genome shotgun sequence:
- the RPS10 gene encoding 40S ribosomal protein S10: MLMPKKNRIAIYELLFKEGVMVAKKDVHMPKHPELADKNVPNLHVMKAMQSLKSRGYVKEQFAWRHFYWYLTNEGIQYLRDYLHLPPEIVPATLRRSRPETGRPRPKGLEGERPARLTRGEADRDTYRRSAVPPGADKKAEAGAGSATEFQFRGGFGRGRGQPPQ, encoded by the exons ATGTTGATGCCTAAGAAGAACCGGATTGCTATTTACGAACTCCTTTTTAAGGAGGGAGTCATGGTGGCCAAGAAGGATGTCCACATGCCTAAGCACCCGGAGCTGGCAGACAAGAATGTACCCAACCTTCATGTCATGAAGGCCATGCAG TCTCTCAAGTCCCGAGGCTACGTGAAGGAACAGTTTGCCTGGAGACATTTCTACTGGTACCTTACCAATGAGGGTATCCAGTATCTCCGTGATTACCTTCATCTGCCCCCGGAGATTGTGCCTGCCACCCTACGCCGTAGCCGtccagagactggcaggcctcggCCTAAAG GTCTGGAGGGTGAGCGACCTGCGAGACTCACAAGAGGGGAAGCTGACAGAGATACCTACAGACGGAGTGCTGTGCCAC CTGGTGCTGACAAGAAAGCCGAGGCTGGGGCTGGGTCAGCAACCGAATTCCAGTTT AGAGGCGGATTTGGTCGTGGACGTGGTCAGCCACCTCAGTAA